The Lolium rigidum isolate FL_2022 chromosome 1, APGP_CSIRO_Lrig_0.1, whole genome shotgun sequence region AGGCTTCAAGATGCAAGCATCTCTCTTTACATGACAACTTCACCATACATTTATTCCACGAGTGATAGAAACTTGTGCCATAACCAAAATATGGAAAACAACAAGAAAACTGTATGTTTCTGCGGCTATAGTAGTCCCCAGAAAACTCATCACAGTTTATTGCTAAATACCGATTACACCATAGCATCTAAAGTTGAATGGCCTTGCGTTCAACTTATTCTAACTTACCGATTCTTCTATATAGCCCAGAGCAAGAAGGCATGATGGCAAAAGGAAAACTGTGTTAACTAATCACGAGATATGTGGAAGGAATCAGCTTGTTTTAGCAAGGCTTTCGTAGAAGAGTATGTAGCCGTTGTCGGTATTACCACTGAACTCTTGTGCTGAGCCAAAGAATGTCTGTACCATGGACTCATCAGTCATCTCAACATTCTCGTCATCGAAGAATAACCAGTGGTTGTGGCTCTTTACCAAGCTGATGTAGTGGCCATGATTTGGCCCACTTCCGACATGAACAAGTACAGCAAAGAGAGAATATTCCAAGTCTGAATTGTCAACAGTGTTGATGAGTTTAAGCTCCAGTGGGAAAACAACTCGATATGATAGCTTTTTATAGCGGCCAAGCTGTTCGATGTACTTGAAGCGCTTGAGATGGATTACCAGGATGTTTGGTGGTTTCTTTATCTTCATTCTTTTCTGCGCTTCTTGTAAACTGGAATTAATAACAACATCAATCACGATCGAAGAAAAAAATAGAGATAATCCAAATACAGGAAAATGCACGAGTAATGCAACAATTTTGACAGCTTAAACATCATATCAGAGTACGATAGGAAAAATGTCAAATACATAGTTTTTGTGAAAAACTATAACCAAGAAGTTGATATGCTAGTGCATAGTAAATGAATAAACTTTAACACATAAGTCAAGCAAGTAAATGTAATAAGTAATAACTAGCATTTCCACAAGCCTCTGACGCTACCCTACTGAATCATTATGTGCGCTCCTGAGTGTTGCCATGTTACAGAATGCCAACCAGGAGGAAATAGAGATATCGGATATCACAACAGGCAGTCAAAAGAAATGGAATAACATACCTGCAGCATTTGTCACAGAAAAATTTATCCTCAGCGTTCAAAGTTTCTGTTGAACTGAAGTTTTTAAGGCAGCTGGTGATTGAACTATTCTGTTCTATATCCAGACTAAGGTCAAGAAATGTTTCATCCCTATCAGTGACTGTTTCACATCTCAAACATTTTGTTTGATTAGTCAATATTCCCTGAAGAAATAAAGCAGTATCAGATTCATGTCCCAGATTGCAGCAAGATCATGAGTGCAGGCACAAAAAGATTGACATAGATGGATGAGAACTCACCTGGAAGCATTTGTGGACCCATGTAGTATCCGGTTCTTTACGACTACCATTTGCTTGACCATTATTAATAGGACCATTCAAATTCTTATTCGAGGAGGAATTTTGAGCCAGTTCTTTAGCAGCTTTACATTCTTTCTCAAGAATGTCAACTAGCTCATTAAGCAAAAAATTCAGAAACTCATGAGCATCCTGTAAAATACAACAACATTTCAGTCATGGTCAATCAGGATGAGTAAGACGACATAACACACTCAAAACTACAGAatttattagtaaattgcatcatCATTCACCAAATGTATTACCTGGTGCATATAGCTGCGGAAAAGCTCATTCTGTTTCTTCAGCCGTTGTATAAACCGCTTCGGAGCAATAACACCCGTTTTCTTCTTCTGGCTGCTTATCTGTGTGGACAGAGCAGCAGGACAATTATACATTTCTAGCGTAGCCACTTTTATCTAATCATAAACTGAAACAAGTAACAGGCCTCCAGATAAGATGGACACATTGTTTTTCAGACTAAAACATAATATGGAACAAATACAGCAATTGAGCAGCACCTAAACATGATCTCACTACCGAGTTAAACACATGCCTGCCCCTGAAATGATAGAGATCAAGCAAGATAAGAGCAAGTGCTGTCACATGGAACATGCACTATAGTTATAATCGCATGCATATTTATTCAATTACACAGACTTCTGGGGTTGCTTTGCGGTCCAAATTCTTGAATTTGACACAAGCACCACTCTAAgagttttttttctttcaaatagCACCACTCTAAGAAGAGTTTACTGGATACTACTGCCTAATTCTGATTTACCAAGAGCGTTTCATTGTACGTGTTT contains the following coding sequences:
- the LOC124692696 gene encoding ubiquitin carboxyl-terminal hydrolase 3-like encodes the protein MGAASSRLEKALGEQFPEGERYFGLENFGNTCYCNSVLQALYFCVPFREQLLEYYANNKSAGDGEENMLTCLADLFSQISSQKKKTGVIAPKRFIQRLKKQNELFRSYMHQDAHEFLNFLLNELVDILEKECKAAKELAQNSSSNKNLNGPINNGQANGSRKEPDTTWVHKCFQGILTNQTKCLRCETVTDRDETFLDLSLDIEQNSSITSCLKNFSSTETLNAEDKFFCDKCCSLQEAQKRMKIKKPPNILVIHLKRFKYIEQLGRYKKLSYRVVFPLELKLINTVDNSDLEYSLFAVLVHVGSGPNHGHYISLVKSHNHWLFFDDENVEMTDESMVQTFFGSAQEFSGNTDNGYILFYESLAKTS